In one window of Candidatus Neomarinimicrobiota bacterium DNA:
- the rpsB gene encoding 30S ribosomal protein S2, protein MPSSSLVTVENLISTGAHFGHLTRRWHPNYKPYVYMEKNGIHIIDIQQTIQCIHRATEAVAKIVQDGGTLLFVGTKKQARDVLQSEADRCGMYYVVERWLGGTLTNFATIKRSIKRLQQLEKDADTLYQTLTKKEILHLERERIRLADQHRGIKDMKQLPDAMYVVDAQYEETAIKEARRLEIPIIAIVDTNSDPTLVDYPIPANDDSLRTIQLITSAIADAIIAARGGQSFEAAEETETEPEAVAAESAAGEEEEVKEEKADLDKEKA, encoded by the coding sequence ATGCCCTCCTCTTCGCTGGTAACAGTCGAAAACCTGATCAGTACCGGTGCCCATTTCGGACATCTTACCCGCCGGTGGCATCCCAACTATAAGCCGTATGTGTATATGGAGAAGAATGGCATCCATATCATCGATATACAGCAAACCATCCAATGTATCCATCGCGCCACCGAGGCCGTGGCCAAAATTGTCCAGGATGGGGGCACGCTGCTGTTTGTGGGTACCAAGAAGCAGGCCAGGGATGTTCTGCAGAGCGAGGCTGACCGCTGCGGCATGTACTATGTGGTGGAGCGCTGGCTGGGTGGTACCCTCACCAACTTTGCCACCATAAAGCGCAGCATCAAGCGGCTCCAGCAATTGGAAAAAGATGCCGATACGCTCTACCAGACCTTAACGAAAAAAGAAATCCTGCACCTGGAGCGCGAGCGAATTCGCCTGGCTGACCAACACCGAGGGATCAAGGATATGAAGCAGCTACCTGATGCTATGTATGTGGTAGATGCTCAATATGAGGAAACCGCGATCAAGGAAGCCCGTCGGCTTGAAATTCCTATCATTGCGATCGTAGACACCAATAGCGATCCAACCTTGGTTGATTACCCAATCCCCGCCAATGATGACTCCCTCCGCACAATTCAATTAATCACAAGCGCTATCGCTGATGCCATTATTGCTGCCCGCGGTGGTCAATCCTTCGAAGCTGCAGAAGAAACAGAGACAGAACCCGAGGCTGTTGCTGCCGAATCTGCTGCTGGGGAGGAAGAGGAGGTGAAGGAAGAGAAAGCGGACCTGGATAAGGAGAAGGCATGA
- the rpsI gene encoding 30S ribosomal protein S9 — protein MAKVLARTVGRRKSAVARVQLESGKGNITINKRELDEYFPRIAHRQLLMEPLETVGVAGQYNILVNVRGGGPSGQAGAVRLAIARALERIDEDFRLTLRQGGFLTRDAREVERKKYGQPGARKRFQFSKR, from the coding sequence ATGGCGAAGGTCCTGGCGCGGACTGTAGGAAGACGCAAGTCTGCGGTTGCCCGGGTGCAGCTGGAAAGCGGGAAGGGCAACATCACGATTAACAAGCGTGAGCTTGACGAGTACTTCCCGAGAATAGCTCACCGGCAGCTGCTCATGGAACCCCTGGAGACTGTGGGAGTAGCCGGCCAGTATAACATCCTGGTCAATGTGCGGGGAGGTGGCCCATCAGGCCAGGCTGGTGCGGTTCGCCTCGCCATCGCCCGGGCTCTGGAGAGGATCGATGAGGACTTTCGTCTCACCTTGAGGCAGGGCGGCTTTCTGACCCGGGATGCCAGGGAAGTGGAGCGCAAGAAGTACGGTCAGCCCGGCGCTCGAAAGCGATTCCAATTCTCGAAACGTTAA
- the rplM gene encoding 50S ribosomal protein L13, translating to MRTFSLKSEDIKKNWYLVDAEGQVLGRLATRVAAILRGKHKPVFSPHLDMGDCVIVTNARKVITTGDKETQKVYWHHSGFPGGQKAKNLAAVRLRHPERIIEHAVKGMLPHNRLGRKMLKHLKVYAGPDHPHQAQQPQPLDI from the coding sequence ATGAGAACTTTTTCTCTAAAATCTGAAGACATAAAGAAAAACTGGTATCTGGTGGATGCTGAGGGACAGGTGCTGGGGCGCCTGGCAACCCGGGTCGCAGCGATTCTGCGGGGCAAGCATAAGCCCGTATTTTCGCCCCATCTGGATATGGGCGATTGTGTGATTGTCACCAACGCCAGGAAAGTTATTACCACTGGCGATAAAGAGACCCAGAAGGTCTACTGGCATCATAGCGGCTTTCCAGGTGGGCAAAAAGCCAAAAACTTGGCCGCCGTACGCCTGAGACATCCTGAACGCATCATTGAGCATGCCGTTAAAGGGATGTTGCCCCACAATCGATTAGGGCGCAAGATGCTCAAGCACCTGAAGGTTTACGCTGGCCCCGATCATCCCCACCAGGCACAACAACCGCAACCGCTGGATATATAG